In the Alphaproteobacteria bacterium genome, ATTGCTGCTCATATCAAATGTCATTGGGCTTGAGTTCAAGAACCGGTTCCCTGGACCTAGACCCTTGGATACCTGTAATGCCCCATATTGAATGAAACAAGAGACATTTGCATGTTCCAGCACCACGCCCTTGGGCTTTCCTGTTGTGCCCGATGTGTAAATGATGTAGCAGGAGGTGTTGGGAGCTGGGGGGCGCCAGTCCCTGGCACTGGGTTTTGGAAGAAGTGCATCATTGAGGATGTTCGTCACGCTCAGCACAGGGCATTTCACAACATTACAGTGTTCTGCAAAAGTATCCTCATCCTTAACCAGCAGGGCCTTCAGTTCAGCATCCTCCACAACCAGCGTAATCCGGGCATTAGGATAGCTCGATCCAAGTGGTACATATACCCCTCCTGCCATGAGGACACCTGCATGAGAACATGTCGTTCTGTTAGTGGTCTTATTTTCCTCCGATATGCATGTTTGATAAGGTCCTACATACCGTAGATGGATGCAATTGCCTCAGCCGAGTCATTGGTCATAAGCA is a window encoding:
- a CDS encoding AMP-binding protein, whose amino-acid sequence is MAGGVYVPLGSSYPNARITLVVEDAELKALLVKDEDTFAEHCNVVKCPVLSVTNILNDALLPKPSARDWRPPAPNTSCYIIYTSGTTGKPKGVVLEHANVSCFIQYGALQVSKGLGPGNRFLNSSPMTFDMSSNIWFSTLSMGATLVLAPKSILLGELELLVNTGKVS